A section of the Osmia lignaria lignaria isolate PbOS001 chromosome 3, iyOsmLign1, whole genome shotgun sequence genome encodes:
- the p115 gene encoding general vesicular transport factor p115 isoform X2 yields MEYFKSSLKSVLGSTPVENEMSGADTVERLVDRLQSSTLLNDRRDACRALKALSRTYRVEVGTRGMDVLRQILEIDRTDCEIIGLALDTLCNITNPIAFEEEVDKHGPKNKIGEQFTEIFIKNTDSVGLVLALLEEFEFKVRWPALKLLAHLSANRLKDIQEIILVSPMGVSKLMDLLSDSREVIRNDALLLLIQLTKGNANIQKIVAFENAFDRIFDVIAQEGNAEGGIVVEDCLLLMLNLLRGNISNQNFFYEGCYIQKLTPMFQIPSEIDDNPLGAWSPQKVSNVHCMVQVIRALVAPSGPAQAVANCQEIMRACGLLQALCNILMASGVPADVLTETINTVAEVIRGNASNQEFLAGVMAPSSPPRPAIVVLLMSMVNEKQPFALRCSVLYCFQCFLYKNEIRQSQLIQTLLPQGNEVPSLTTGQLLCGGLFSPDSLSNWFSAVALSYALIDDNAQKEQLLRVLLATNIGKPPVTLMQQCVMLLQQGNKTQCKLGLLMLLCRWTAHCLAAVKFFLLIDSSVAYLTVLLSSQENNDDLQETLLQSMCAMLIGICVHFNDNSVPNYTKEKLCNLIENRIGVERFQDAIGGLARHEVYSRTLKHPQPSAKNPSELLLDHEFCRLSKTLEGIIMESVLEGSNTHQKNQITTSILPDSVLVAQYKEVIREQDSQIQKLNQVTESLMKEKHELEAQIHDLQSTVSHLKDQNLVLRAAQTNLLSEENDSNNITNEEECAKEVEKYKHVITDLENRLDECTSMIKEYKRKVEEKNEIDLERKLREKSEELEKIKKDQEDLLELLTEQDSKIILYKERLIALGEKVETDESSAELDTDDQQESSNSVDRND; encoded by the exons atggaatattttaaaagtAGCCTAAAATCTGTTTTAGGTTCTACTCCtgtagaaaatgaaatgtcGGGTGCTGATACG GTAGAACGATTGGTGGATAGGTTACAATCATCAACCTTGTTAAATGACAGACGAGATGCCTGTCGAGCGCTTAAAGCCCTTTCACGCACTTATCGCGTTGAAGTGGGAACTCGAGGAATGGATGTACTGAGACAGATTTTGGAAATAGATAGAACAGATTGTGAAATCATCGGTTTAGCATTGGACACTCTTTGTAACATAACTAATCCTATAGCATTTGAAGAAGAAG TGGATAAACATGGACCAAAGAATAAAATAGGAGAACAATTCACagagatatttattaaaaacacaGATAGCGTAGGATTAGTCTTAGCACTCTTGGAAGAATTTGAATTCAAAGTTAGATGGCCAGCTTTGAAATTATTAGCACATTTGTCAGCTAACAGGCTAAAGGATATACAAGAAATAATTTTAGTTAGCCCCATGGGTGTTTCTAAACTGATGGATCTCCTCAGTGATAGTAGAGAAGTCATACGTAATGAT GCCTTATTACTTCTTATCCAATTAACCAAAGGCAATGCAAACATTCAAAAAATTGTTGCATTTGAAAATGCATTTGATCGCATTTTCGATGTAATTGCTCAGGAAGGTAATGCGGAAGGTGGTATCGTCGTTGAAGATTGCCTGTTACTTATGTTGAATCTTTTACGGGGTAACATAAgtaatcaaaattttttttatgaag GTTGTTACATTCAGAAATTAACTCCAATGTTTCAAATACCATCTGAAATTGATGACAATCCTCTTGGTGCATGGAGTCCACAAAAAGTGTCAAATGTTCACTGTATGGTACAAGTGATTCGAGCATTAGTAGCACCTAGTGGACCTGCTCAG GCAGTCGCAAATTGTCAAGAAATCATGAGAGCTTGTGGACTTTTACAAGCTTTGTGCAACATATTAATGGCTAGTGGTGTACCTGCTGATGTGCTCACAGAAACGATTAATACGGTAGCTGAAGTTATTAGAGGAAATGCTAGCAATCAAGAATTCCTAGCAGGAGTAATGGCCCCAAGTAGTCCTCCTAG gCCTGCAATCGTTGTTTTACTTATGTCCATGGTGAACGAAAAGCAACCATTTGCTTTAAGGTGTTCTGTACTATATTGTTTTCaatgttttttatataaaaatgaaatacgaCAAAGTCAGCTTATTCAGACTTTGCTACCTCAAGGTAACGAGGTGCCGTCATTAACAACAG GGCAGCTGTTATGCGGAGGTTTATTTTCCCCGGATTCTTTGTCGAATTGGTTTTCTGCCGTGGCATTGTCTTACGCGCTAATCGATGACAATGCGCAGAAAGAGCAATTACTGCGAGTACTTCTTGCAACTAACATTGGTAAACCACCTGTGACTTTGATGCAACAGTGTGTCATGTTACTGCAACAAGGCAATAAGACGCAATGCAAGTTAGGTCTTTTAATGTTACTCTGCAGATGGACTGCTCACTGCCTAGCTGCCGTGAAATTTTTCTTGCTTATCGATTCTTCTGTAGCTTATTTAACAGTCTTACTATCATCGCAAGAAAATAACGACGACTTACAAGAAACATTACTACAAAGTATGTGCGCTATGCTTATTGGAATATGTGTACATTTTAATGATAATAGTGTTCCTAATTATACGAAG GAAAAATTGTGCAATTTAATTGAGAACAGAATAGGAGTAGAAAGATTTCAAGATGCTATTGGCGGTCTTGCTAGGCATGAGGTGTATTCTAGAACTTTAAAACATCCGCAACCCTCAGCGAAGAATCCATCGGAACTTCTATTAGATCATGAGTTTTGTAGACTGTCAAAAACATTAGAgg GTATAATTATGGAATCTGTTTTGGAGGGAAGTAACACGCATCAGAAAAATCAAATAACGACGTCGATACTTCCAGACTCTGTTTTAGTAGCACAATACAAAGAAGTTATTCGAGAACAAGATTCTCAAATACAGAAGCTTAATCAAGTTACAGAATCACTAATGAAGGAAAAACATGAACTCGAA GCACAAATTCATGATCTACAATCGACCGTTAGTCATTTAAAGGATCAAAATTTAGTTCTACGAGCCGCACAAACCAATTTGTTATCAGAAGAAAATGATTCTAATAATATAACAAACGAAGAAGAATGCGCTAAAGAAGTGGAAAAATATAAACATGTAATTACGGATTTAGAAAATCGTTTAGATGAATGTACCTCGATGATAAAAGAATATAAAcgaaaagtagaggaaaaaaacGAGATTGATCTTGAACGGAAATTGAGAGAAAAATCAGAAGaattggaaaaaataaaaaaagatcaaGAGGATCTTCTGGAACTTTTAACAGAGCAAGAtagtaaaattattttgtataaagAAAGATTGATCGCATTGGGTGAAAAG GTTGAGACGGATGAAAGTTCTGCTGAACTTGACACTGACGATCAACAAGAATCTAGCAATTCGGTCGATCGTAATGATTAG
- the p115 gene encoding general vesicular transport factor p115 isoform X1 produces the protein MEYFKSSLKSVLGSTPVENEMSGADTVERLVDRLQSSTLLNDRRDACRALKALSRTYRVEVGTRGMDVLRQILEIDRTDCEIIGLALDTLCNITNPIAFEEEVDKHGPKNKIGEQFTEIFIKNTDSVGLVLALLEEFEFKVRWPALKLLAHLSANRLKDIQEIILVSPMGVSKLMDLLSDSREVIRNDALLLLIQLTKGNANIQKIVAFENAFDRIFDVIAQEGNAEGGIVVEDCLLLMLNLLRGNISNQNFFYEGCYIQKLTPMFQIPSEIDDNPLGAWSPQKVSNVHCMVQVIRALVAPSGPAQVNENILYSFTFLSFLILIFIRNTYIKAVANCQEIMRACGLLQALCNILMASGVPADVLTETINTVAEVIRGNASNQEFLAGVMAPSSPPRPAIVVLLMSMVNEKQPFALRCSVLYCFQCFLYKNEIRQSQLIQTLLPQGNEVPSLTTGQLLCGGLFSPDSLSNWFSAVALSYALIDDNAQKEQLLRVLLATNIGKPPVTLMQQCVMLLQQGNKTQCKLGLLMLLCRWTAHCLAAVKFFLLIDSSVAYLTVLLSSQENNDDLQETLLQSMCAMLIGICVHFNDNSVPNYTKEKLCNLIENRIGVERFQDAIGGLARHEVYSRTLKHPQPSAKNPSELLLDHEFCRLSKTLEGIIMESVLEGSNTHQKNQITTSILPDSVLVAQYKEVIREQDSQIQKLNQVTESLMKEKHELEAQIHDLQSTVSHLKDQNLVLRAAQTNLLSEENDSNNITNEEECAKEVEKYKHVITDLENRLDECTSMIKEYKRKVEEKNEIDLERKLREKSEELEKIKKDQEDLLELLTEQDSKIILYKERLIALGEKVETDESSAELDTDDQQESSNSVDRND, from the exons atggaatattttaaaagtAGCCTAAAATCTGTTTTAGGTTCTACTCCtgtagaaaatgaaatgtcGGGTGCTGATACG GTAGAACGATTGGTGGATAGGTTACAATCATCAACCTTGTTAAATGACAGACGAGATGCCTGTCGAGCGCTTAAAGCCCTTTCACGCACTTATCGCGTTGAAGTGGGAACTCGAGGAATGGATGTACTGAGACAGATTTTGGAAATAGATAGAACAGATTGTGAAATCATCGGTTTAGCATTGGACACTCTTTGTAACATAACTAATCCTATAGCATTTGAAGAAGAAG TGGATAAACATGGACCAAAGAATAAAATAGGAGAACAATTCACagagatatttattaaaaacacaGATAGCGTAGGATTAGTCTTAGCACTCTTGGAAGAATTTGAATTCAAAGTTAGATGGCCAGCTTTGAAATTATTAGCACATTTGTCAGCTAACAGGCTAAAGGATATACAAGAAATAATTTTAGTTAGCCCCATGGGTGTTTCTAAACTGATGGATCTCCTCAGTGATAGTAGAGAAGTCATACGTAATGAT GCCTTATTACTTCTTATCCAATTAACCAAAGGCAATGCAAACATTCAAAAAATTGTTGCATTTGAAAATGCATTTGATCGCATTTTCGATGTAATTGCTCAGGAAGGTAATGCGGAAGGTGGTATCGTCGTTGAAGATTGCCTGTTACTTATGTTGAATCTTTTACGGGGTAACATAAgtaatcaaaattttttttatgaag GTTGTTACATTCAGAAATTAACTCCAATGTTTCAAATACCATCTGAAATTGATGACAATCCTCTTGGTGCATGGAGTCCACAAAAAGTGTCAAATGTTCACTGTATGGTACAAGTGATTCGAGCATTAGTAGCACCTAGTGGACCTGCTCAGGTAAATGAAAACATTCTATATTCATTTACATTCCTTTCGTTTTTGATACTGATTTTTATCCGTAACACGTATATAAAGGCAGTCGCAAATTGTCAAGAAATCATGAGAGCTTGTGGACTTTTACAAGCTTTGTGCAACATATTAATGGCTAGTGGTGTACCTGCTGATGTGCTCACAGAAACGATTAATACGGTAGCTGAAGTTATTAGAGGAAATGCTAGCAATCAAGAATTCCTAGCAGGAGTAATGGCCCCAAGTAGTCCTCCTAG gCCTGCAATCGTTGTTTTACTTATGTCCATGGTGAACGAAAAGCAACCATTTGCTTTAAGGTGTTCTGTACTATATTGTTTTCaatgttttttatataaaaatgaaatacgaCAAAGTCAGCTTATTCAGACTTTGCTACCTCAAGGTAACGAGGTGCCGTCATTAACAACAG GGCAGCTGTTATGCGGAGGTTTATTTTCCCCGGATTCTTTGTCGAATTGGTTTTCTGCCGTGGCATTGTCTTACGCGCTAATCGATGACAATGCGCAGAAAGAGCAATTACTGCGAGTACTTCTTGCAACTAACATTGGTAAACCACCTGTGACTTTGATGCAACAGTGTGTCATGTTACTGCAACAAGGCAATAAGACGCAATGCAAGTTAGGTCTTTTAATGTTACTCTGCAGATGGACTGCTCACTGCCTAGCTGCCGTGAAATTTTTCTTGCTTATCGATTCTTCTGTAGCTTATTTAACAGTCTTACTATCATCGCAAGAAAATAACGACGACTTACAAGAAACATTACTACAAAGTATGTGCGCTATGCTTATTGGAATATGTGTACATTTTAATGATAATAGTGTTCCTAATTATACGAAG GAAAAATTGTGCAATTTAATTGAGAACAGAATAGGAGTAGAAAGATTTCAAGATGCTATTGGCGGTCTTGCTAGGCATGAGGTGTATTCTAGAACTTTAAAACATCCGCAACCCTCAGCGAAGAATCCATCGGAACTTCTATTAGATCATGAGTTTTGTAGACTGTCAAAAACATTAGAgg GTATAATTATGGAATCTGTTTTGGAGGGAAGTAACACGCATCAGAAAAATCAAATAACGACGTCGATACTTCCAGACTCTGTTTTAGTAGCACAATACAAAGAAGTTATTCGAGAACAAGATTCTCAAATACAGAAGCTTAATCAAGTTACAGAATCACTAATGAAGGAAAAACATGAACTCGAA GCACAAATTCATGATCTACAATCGACCGTTAGTCATTTAAAGGATCAAAATTTAGTTCTACGAGCCGCACAAACCAATTTGTTATCAGAAGAAAATGATTCTAATAATATAACAAACGAAGAAGAATGCGCTAAAGAAGTGGAAAAATATAAACATGTAATTACGGATTTAGAAAATCGTTTAGATGAATGTACCTCGATGATAAAAGAATATAAAcgaaaagtagaggaaaaaaacGAGATTGATCTTGAACGGAAATTGAGAGAAAAATCAGAAGaattggaaaaaataaaaaaagatcaaGAGGATCTTCTGGAACTTTTAACAGAGCAAGAtagtaaaattattttgtataaagAAAGATTGATCGCATTGGGTGAAAAG GTTGAGACGGATGAAAGTTCTGCTGAACTTGACACTGACGATCAACAAGAATCTAGCAATTCGGTCGATCGTAATGATTAG
- the p115 gene encoding general vesicular transport factor p115 isoform X3, protein MEYFKSSLKSVLGSTPVENEMSGADTVERLVDRLQSSTLLNDRRDACRALKALSRTYRVEVGTRGMDVLRQILEIDRTDCEIIGLALDTLCNITNPIAFEEEVDKHGPKNKIGEQFTEIFIKNTDSVGLVLALLEEFEFKVRWPALKLLAHLSANRLKDIQEIILVSPMGVSKLMDLLSDSREVIRNDALLLLIQLTKGNANIQKIVAFENAFDRIFDVIAQEGNAEGGIVVEDCLLLMLNLLRGNISNQNFFYEGCYIQKLTPMFQIPSEIDDNPLGAWSPQKVSNVHCMVQVIRALVAPSGPAQVNENILYSFTFLSFLILIFIRNTYIKAVANCQEIMRACGLLQALCNILMASGVPADVLTETINTVAEVIRGNASNQEFLAGVMAPSSPPRPAIVVLLMSMVNEKQPFALRCSVLYCFQCFLYKNEIRQSQLIQTLLPQGNEVPSLTTGQLLCGGLFSPDSLSNWFSAVALSYALIDDNAQKEQLLRVLLATNIGKPPVTLMQQCVMLLQQGNKTQCKLGLLMLLCRWTAHCLAAVKFFLLIDSSVAYLTVLLSSQENNDDLQETLLQSMCAMLIGICVHFNDNSVPNYTKEKLCNLIENRIGVERFQDAIGGLARHEVYSRTLKHPQPSAKNPSELLLDHEFCRLSKTLEGIIMESVLEGSNTHQKNQITTSILPDSVLVAQYKEVIREQDSQIQKLNQVTESLMKEKHELEVRHKFMIYNRPLVI, encoded by the exons atggaatattttaaaagtAGCCTAAAATCTGTTTTAGGTTCTACTCCtgtagaaaatgaaatgtcGGGTGCTGATACG GTAGAACGATTGGTGGATAGGTTACAATCATCAACCTTGTTAAATGACAGACGAGATGCCTGTCGAGCGCTTAAAGCCCTTTCACGCACTTATCGCGTTGAAGTGGGAACTCGAGGAATGGATGTACTGAGACAGATTTTGGAAATAGATAGAACAGATTGTGAAATCATCGGTTTAGCATTGGACACTCTTTGTAACATAACTAATCCTATAGCATTTGAAGAAGAAG TGGATAAACATGGACCAAAGAATAAAATAGGAGAACAATTCACagagatatttattaaaaacacaGATAGCGTAGGATTAGTCTTAGCACTCTTGGAAGAATTTGAATTCAAAGTTAGATGGCCAGCTTTGAAATTATTAGCACATTTGTCAGCTAACAGGCTAAAGGATATACAAGAAATAATTTTAGTTAGCCCCATGGGTGTTTCTAAACTGATGGATCTCCTCAGTGATAGTAGAGAAGTCATACGTAATGAT GCCTTATTACTTCTTATCCAATTAACCAAAGGCAATGCAAACATTCAAAAAATTGTTGCATTTGAAAATGCATTTGATCGCATTTTCGATGTAATTGCTCAGGAAGGTAATGCGGAAGGTGGTATCGTCGTTGAAGATTGCCTGTTACTTATGTTGAATCTTTTACGGGGTAACATAAgtaatcaaaattttttttatgaag GTTGTTACATTCAGAAATTAACTCCAATGTTTCAAATACCATCTGAAATTGATGACAATCCTCTTGGTGCATGGAGTCCACAAAAAGTGTCAAATGTTCACTGTATGGTACAAGTGATTCGAGCATTAGTAGCACCTAGTGGACCTGCTCAGGTAAATGAAAACATTCTATATTCATTTACATTCCTTTCGTTTTTGATACTGATTTTTATCCGTAACACGTATATAAAGGCAGTCGCAAATTGTCAAGAAATCATGAGAGCTTGTGGACTTTTACAAGCTTTGTGCAACATATTAATGGCTAGTGGTGTACCTGCTGATGTGCTCACAGAAACGATTAATACGGTAGCTGAAGTTATTAGAGGAAATGCTAGCAATCAAGAATTCCTAGCAGGAGTAATGGCCCCAAGTAGTCCTCCTAG gCCTGCAATCGTTGTTTTACTTATGTCCATGGTGAACGAAAAGCAACCATTTGCTTTAAGGTGTTCTGTACTATATTGTTTTCaatgttttttatataaaaatgaaatacgaCAAAGTCAGCTTATTCAGACTTTGCTACCTCAAGGTAACGAGGTGCCGTCATTAACAACAG GGCAGCTGTTATGCGGAGGTTTATTTTCCCCGGATTCTTTGTCGAATTGGTTTTCTGCCGTGGCATTGTCTTACGCGCTAATCGATGACAATGCGCAGAAAGAGCAATTACTGCGAGTACTTCTTGCAACTAACATTGGTAAACCACCTGTGACTTTGATGCAACAGTGTGTCATGTTACTGCAACAAGGCAATAAGACGCAATGCAAGTTAGGTCTTTTAATGTTACTCTGCAGATGGACTGCTCACTGCCTAGCTGCCGTGAAATTTTTCTTGCTTATCGATTCTTCTGTAGCTTATTTAACAGTCTTACTATCATCGCAAGAAAATAACGACGACTTACAAGAAACATTACTACAAAGTATGTGCGCTATGCTTATTGGAATATGTGTACATTTTAATGATAATAGTGTTCCTAATTATACGAAG GAAAAATTGTGCAATTTAATTGAGAACAGAATAGGAGTAGAAAGATTTCAAGATGCTATTGGCGGTCTTGCTAGGCATGAGGTGTATTCTAGAACTTTAAAACATCCGCAACCCTCAGCGAAGAATCCATCGGAACTTCTATTAGATCATGAGTTTTGTAGACTGTCAAAAACATTAGAgg GTATAATTATGGAATCTGTTTTGGAGGGAAGTAACACGCATCAGAAAAATCAAATAACGACGTCGATACTTCCAGACTCTGTTTTAGTAGCACAATACAAAGAAGTTATTCGAGAACAAGATTCTCAAATACAGAAGCTTAATCAAGTTACAGAATCACTAATGAAGGAAAAACATGAACTCGAAGTACG GCACAAATTCATGATCTACAATCGACCGTTAGTCATTTAA
- the LOC117605432 gene encoding zinc finger CCCH-type with G patch domain-containing protein, protein MADAGSLKEAIAQYEQQLTQVQATLSTTTQETDRDNLLSLQSDIQELINLTKESLQSVEMANVGNTSKLEDSSNEDEDPLAKEYALFKAELENTSNDSQNTELDRQDGDSNNIEEELRQLEGMKCRAPHGSSWGGIGYHNAMVSSVYQNDDTEIKNMQDIKVRVLFLNPTHREMLPCPYYLDGRCKFSDEDCNFSHGELVPLSSIQEYREPDFQSIKMGSRVLAKQKNELWHRCVVLKIPDKEGDPFRVKFEATGNIIEVGLQHLLPLGDADLEMSDTSDDADSENDLTEYSRDQVIHTSLLSVESNAPIGNWEKHTRGIGSKLMAQMGYVVGTGLGKRSDGRIEPVEATVLPAGKSLDHCMELRENAGGDKNLFSVERRMQKQQQKLEQQRERQYQREKEREQNNVFNFINATLGDKPKTETQKTISKNKNNLKAESNRQLNVASFQIGENILRLEKESTKLKESLTKHVKGSVHYNNIMMKYNEKQKELIGLRASQKSIAAEQNQRKNRAKLSIF, encoded by the exons ATGGCTGACGCAGGAAGCTTAAAAGAAGCTATTGCACAATATGAACAGCAG CTGACTCAAGTTCAAGCAACCTTATCTACGACTACGCAAGAAACTGATAGGGATAATTTGTTAAGTTTACAGTCAGATATCCAAGAACTTATTAACTTAACAAAAGAAAGCTTACAGAGTGTTGAAATGGCTAATGTAGGAAACACGTCTAAATTAGAGGATTCAAGTAATGAAGATGAAGATCCATTGGCAAAAGAATATGCCTTGTTTAAG GCAGAACTGGAGAACACTTCAAATGATTCTCAAAACACTGAACTGGATAGACAAGATGGTGACTCCAATAATATAGAA GAAGAGTTGAGGCAGCTAGAAGGTATGAAATGTAGAGCTCCTCATGGTAGCAGTTGGGGAGGTATCGGTTATCATAATGCTATGGTATCCTCTGTTTATCAGAATGACGatacagaaataaaaaatatgcaaGATATAAAG GTCAGGGTACTTTTTCTAAATCCAACGCATAGAGAGATGCTTCCATGTCCTTATTACTTAGATGGAAGATGTAAATTTTCTGATGAGGATTGTAACTTTTCACATGGTGAACTAGTACCATTATCTAGCATACAAGAATATAG AGAGCCTGATTTTCAGAGTATAAAAATGGGTAGTAGAGTACTAGCAAAACAAAAGAATGAATTATGGCACAGATGTGTTGTATTAAAAATACCAGATAAAGAAGGTGACCCCTTTAGAGTTAAATTTGAAGCAACTGGTAACATCATAGAAGTTGGTTTACAACATCTTTTACCTCTTG GTGATGCAGACTTGGAAATGTCAGACACATCTGATGATGCTGACAGTGAAAATGACCTGACAGAGTATTCCAGGGACCAAGTAATTCACACATCTCTTCTCTCGGTAGAAAGTAATGCACCGATAGGAAATTGGGAGAAACATACACGTGGTATAGGTAGTAAATTAATGGCTCAGATGGGATATGTAGTAGGAACTGGTCTTGGAAAACGATCAGATGGTAGAATAGAACCTGTTGAAGCAACAGTATTGCCAGCTGGGAAATCATTAG ACCATTGTATGGAACTGCGAGAAAATGCAGGCggagataaaaatttattttcagttgAACGTAGAATGcaaaaacaacaacaaaaattaGAACAACAAAGAGAAAGACAATATCAAAGGGAGAAGGAGCGAGAACAAAATAAcgtatttaatttcataaatgcAACTTTAGGCGATAAAC CTAAAACTGAAACACAGAAAactatttcaaaaaataaaaataatcttaaaGCAGAGTCTAACCGACAGTTAAATGTAGCAAGTTTCCAAATTggtgaaaatattttaagattAGAAAAGGAATCGACGAAGTTGAAAGAATCATTGACAAAACATGTAAAGGGAAGCGTTCACTACAACAACATCATGATGAAATATaacgaaaaacaaaaagaactcATTGGTCTAAGAGCATCCCAAAAAAGTATTGCTGCTGAACAAAATCAACGAAAAAATAGAGCTAAACTGTCTATATTTTGA